Part of the Spinacia oleracea cultivar Varoflay chromosome 5, BTI_SOV_V1, whole genome shotgun sequence genome, CAATTTATCAAACAGAAACAGAGCAAAATCATCATAAGCCTAGAACCCCAAGGATTAACAACGAATTAAGGTTGGAAATCTTGTTGTTCCTTCTCTTAAGAAAAGAAAAGCATTCAGATGAACTCATTCATGGGACAAATAGGCAGGCTGTTATAAAGTTTGGTTATACAAGGAAGACAATTAGACTAATATGGCAGAGAGCATTGGCACATAAGGCAGCCATGGATTCGTATTTCTATGATAGCAAATATCACAACTGTGGGAGGAAGAGAATTCAAGTAACATATGAATCTATAGCATCCATAGGCATGGGGGATAGAACAACCATTATTGATCTTGCAAGGATGCTTAATTTGAGTCCCACAACACTTTGGAGAATGGTGAAAAGAAAACAGATAAAACCACATTCAAGTCCCTTGAATCCAGGCATTTCAGAAGAATGCAAGATGGCAAGGATGAAGTGGGTACTTGGTCTCTTAATGAACTACTCAATACCAAATGATCCCACATATTACAGCATGTATGATTTCATTCACATCGATGAGAAATGGTTCTATCTTACACAAAAAAGTCAAAGAGTTTATTTAGCAAACAATGAACCATTTCCACATAGGAAGGGAAAATCAAGAACTAAGATTCCAAAGTTCATGTTCATGGCAGCAGTAGCAAGGCCAAGGTGGGGACAAGATGGGCAGTGTGAGTGGGATGGGAAACTTGGTATATTTCCATTCACAGATGAAGTGGCAGCAAAGAGAACATCCAAAAACAGAGTGAAGGGGACAATTGAGACTAAACCAATCAAGTCAGTGAATCAGATTGCAACTAGGGCCATTCTAATCAACTACCTAATCCCAACAATTAAAGAGAAATGGCCACCACATGAGGGGGAAAAGGTGATATACATCATTCAAGACAATGCAAAGgcacacattttgcaaaatgatCAAGAATGGCAGCAACACTACAAGCAAGATGGGTTTACATTGATATTGACTCAGCAGCcagcaaacagtccagattgTAACATATTAGACTTGGGGTTCTTTAGGTCAATTCAATCACTAATGCACAAAAAGATGCCTAAAACAGTTGAAGATTTAAGTGGTGCTGTGACTGAGGCATATAATGATCTGCATGCAAAGACTCTATCTAATGTGTGGATGTCACTTCAATATGTTGGAAATGAAATTTTGAAACACAAGGGGGACAACAACTACCAACTCCCACACAACaagaaaaagattttagaagatgAGGGGAATCTGCCAGAACAAGTTAAGGCCCCAAGGTGGGCTGTGAATGAATGCAAACAACTTGTTGATGAATGGAGAGCAAATCGGTGAAGTATAGAGCAAGAACGAGAGAttactttttgtgttttgggaaCATGTTTTAAAAGTTACAAGAACAAATAGAAtgtcacttttgtaagcttGAATGAAAGCATCACATGTATTTAAAACATTTTGGAAGCAACATATCAACTGGAAGAATGAATGAATCAATTTATTGTTGTTAATCTTTAGTTTTTGTTCATCATACTCACATTCATGTAGTTATTCATGTACATGGCATAATCACATATGAACTCAGGGCATGCAAAATCATAAGGGAACATGTACATGGAAGCAAGAACATGGCAGGAATGCACAAGGCAACAATGCACAAGGCAACATGAACAAGACAGCATGAACAAGGCAACAATAACTAGGCAGCAATGCACAAGGCAACAATAACTAGGTAATCACAATCATAGTTTAGTTTTTGTTCATCATAATCACAatcatgtttattatttctagttgtaattgaaacacaaaacatCAATTGAATCAGTCAGCCATTTCTTAAACCATGAAGGGGACATCTTTATGTTTTCAAGGCAACACATGAATTCATTTTCAAGCCAACACATGAATTCATTTTCAAGCCAAGGCAAAACATGGGGACATGTTGTTCTCAGTTTATATTTGTTCATCATCATTGAATCCTATACTTTAATATCCTCCTCCCAAATGGAGTGAATGACTAACACAAacagaaatgggaaaggaaagtCACTCCATTTGACAGAAGATACTAAAAGTTTAGGAAACTCAGGACATGCAAAATcacaactctaaacacatcggcttcgaaatggaaagaatgcatatcacatcattttcagatggacaATCTTCCCACTTCGAAACCGATGCGTCAAAAGATGTAATATTCGAGTTACTAAACcatttcatcattgaacaaCTCATAAAAAATAAGGCTTGAGCAAGGCAGCAaaggcaaggtagttaattacaaCATACTTAGAAAGTCATATGCAAAATCACTTCTCTAAACACATCGACATCTAAAtggaaagaatgcatatcacatcattttcagatggaaaatcATCCCACTTAGAAACCGATGCGTCAACAAAAGTAAATTTCGATATGCTTAAACCAATTCATCATTGAACAAAGCATCAAGAACAAGGCATCAAGTACATAGAAGCAAGTACACACAAccatctcagaatgtccccaagcatccctCACACAAACCCCATCCACTAACACTTAGCTCCTGAGAAGCATTATTTATGCTAATGGCGCATGAGTGTTAATGGAATATAGGGTTTGAGTGTCAGCAAATGAAGACTCACCATAGATGACTCAAAACAAATAACAAGGCAGCAATggacaaggcacaacaatctcaGTTAGGTTGATTTACATCATATATTTAGTATGTTTCTAAATTTTAACAATCTCATCACCCTTTTACAAAAGGGATTACATGATCACTTCTTCGTTTGTGAAATGAAATTTATCCCCTTTTGTAAAAGGGGACGGGGGAATATGTTTCAAGCAACAAGGCaacattcatcaatcaacaaggCAACATGTTTCCACAGCaacattcatcaatcaacaaggcaacattcatcaatcaacaaggCAACATGTTTCAAGCAACAAGGCAATAATAGAGGACATGAATACACTCCAAACCCTataacatcatcaacaaaacaacaacaccccttgccaacaacagatcacagttgttggcTACTCCACCTTATGTCTCCATAGCTAACCAGCAACccaaatataattaaaagaggGTTTATAGAAGACACACTTATCTCTAAGCATCATCAACACCCTTAGGTggcttttttttatttcatctTCCTTCACGTTTGGGGACGAAACCGAACATTGCCCATCAGAAACCTTTGGACCAGCAGTTGTGTTCTCACACTCACCCACATAGTATAGGTCGAATGAATCAGATTGATTGGGTTCCTTGCAATCAAGAGGGGACATTAAatatgtttaatatatttcagATCATCACAAACATTCATgggatttattatttaaactgaACAAGATCATCATAAAAAGATCAAGTCACAAGATCATCATACGAAGACCATCATACATTTCTGAACAGAACAACATCACCAAAGAACAACCACGGGATTCAACATGCAATTTAAAGAACATGCAACATGCAACTGAACTAGATCAACTTAACAAGATCAAAGAACAACATCATCAAAATAATCATGGAATTGAACATCCAAATCAACCGAAGCAGACCAACATTCATGGTATTGAACATACAATTTAAAAAAGTCATAAAATTCGAGAAAAATCAAGGGATCTCTGACATGCAATTCGaaaacttcatcatttaacaaaaaaaatcaagggatCTCTGACATGCAATTCGAAAACTTatcatttaacaaaaaaaatcaagggatctctgacatgcaattagaaaacttcatcatttaacaaaaaatatcaagggatctctgacatgcaattcgaaaacttcatcatttaacaaaaaaatcaaacatatTTCGGACATGCATGTTGAAATCAAACTAATTCATGACAATACCATAAGATCAACATTTTTCGGACATGCATGTTGAAATAAACCGAAAACAAATGAACCAATGTTAAATCTCAAAAAATAAccaaaaatcatcaacaaatcacaaaaaatcataaaattcacaaaaaatcaCAATAAATCAGAACATGCAGAGTAACCCTAATTTCATTAGAAAATATACATTTCAACCAAAAATCACAGATTTTCTCCAAGTAacacaaaaaatcccaaaaacagagtaaaccctaattaactcgaaaaatcagaaaaacaacacaaaaataaggaaatatacctCATCAGGTTCGTCTCCTCCAAAGAATCTCAGATCTGCTGGGGTGAGGACTCGATCGTCGTATTTGGACTCCACCTCTTCACCAGGCTCCACTTCCGTTTTCTCAAACCAACCTTTGAGATAATTTCGGGTACTCGTGTTCTCCTTCTGGGCCAACCTCAAATT contains:
- the LOC110806016 gene encoding uncharacterized protein gives rise to the protein MASDQEEDNFLGFSDDEGDGTNSDSDYDDDEATQSLAQNAESEVNAHHIGDFEHNQQLPDLNEVGQEDAHECEVGPQHTSGISDNHSVPFLFDLNMSVQQEFPPSPIYQTETEQNHHKPRTPRINNELRLEILLFLLLRKEKHSDELIHGTNRQAVIKFGYTRKTIRLIWQRALAHKAAMDSYFYDSKYHNCGRKRIQVTYESIASIGMGDRTTIIDLARMLNLSPTTLWRMVKRKQIKPHSSPLNPGISEECKMARMKWVLGLLMNYSIPNDPTYYSMYDFIHIDEKWFYLTQKSQRVYLANNEPFPHRKGKSRTKIPKFMFMAAVARPRWGQDGQCEWDGKLGIFPFTDEVAAKRTSKNRVKGTIETKPIKSVNQIATRAILINYLIPTIKEKWPPHEGEKVIYIIQDNAKAHILQNDQEWQQHYKQDGFTLILTQQPANSPDCNILDLGFFRSIQSLMHKKMPKTVEDLSGAVTEAYNDLHAKTLSNVWMSLQYVGNEILKHKGDNNYQLPHNKKKILEDEGNLPEQVKAPRWAVNECKQLVDEWRANR